AGAAACTCCACAAAAGTGTTGACAATAATTCCAACCTGTGATAGGATACCTGATGGTCATGAGAAGCACTTACGCTTCGACCACCACCAGACCTTGAAAAATCCCTTCGCCGAGCACTAAGTGCACTCGCCACCACGAGTTCACCTAGTGCCCCCCGAAACATCTTTCGAGAATTTCTCGGAGCACAGAAGCACCAGCTTCAAAAAAACCGGTCGACAAAGACTAAAGCTCACGCCTGGTTGAATTTCAACCAAGTAGCGAAGCTACAGTCCTCGTCATATAAGACCGAAACCAGCTTAGCTCAGCATCTGCTAACAACTCACGTCCAAAAGACGCGCAGCTACATAAGCACCAAAGAAGCTGCTGAAGATCCTCGGATCGTCAGTGTAACCCAACCCTATCCACCCTTTGTTGAACTAGAAATAGTTCAATGCAACACTGATTAGAAATAGTCAAAGCAACAAAGAAGAGTAAGGCGCGGGTATTCTGAATCATCCGTCCGCATCCCAAAACCCCGCCCTAAACCGGCGGGTTTTTGTTGTTACTTCCGATCGATGTGCAGCACAGCACTATTCCACTTTTCGGAATAGTTAAAAGATTCATCCAAGATTATGGCTCTACAAAAGCCTAAAAAACTCCCCTTACACGTACTATTCCAGAAAATGGAATAGTACCAATGCACGTGTGTCCGGAAAGGTCCCGCCACCGCACCCGGGTACACCCGTGGCCCCATAGCAAGTTATACTAACCATAACCATGAAGAACGACACCACCGGCCTCACCTCCCGCGAAGCTGCCAAACGCCTGGCCAAATACGGCCCCAACGCCCTCGCCCAGGGCAAATCCCGCCCGCCCGTGCTGGCGTTTCTGTCGCGCTTTAGCAACCCGCTGGTCATCATCCTGCTGTTTGCCGCCACGCTCTCGGCTTTTCTCGGCGATCGCATCAGCTTCATTATCATCATCGCCATTGTGCTCGTGAGCACCGTGCTCGATTTCTTCAACAGTTACCGCTCCGAAAAAGCCGCCGAAGCGCTCAAAAATCGCGTGCGCGTGGAAGCCGAAGTGCTGCGCGACCACAAGTGGCTTAGCCTGCCGCTGGCCGAGCTCGTGCCGGGGGACGTGGTCAAGCTCACCGCCGGTCGCCTCATCCCGGCCGATGGCATTGTGCTCGAAGGCAAAGATTTGGCCGCCAACGAATCCAGCCTCACCGGCGAATCGTTCCCCGTGGGCAAGCCGCCGCAGGCCGAGCTGTACCTGGGCTCGAGCATCATCAGCGGCTCCGGCCTGATGCGCGTCGAGCAAACCGGCGCCGGCACCAAATTTTCGCACATCGCCCGCGCGCTGTCGTCGCAAGACACCCCCACCGAATTTGACCGCGAAATTAAAGATTTTAGCTTACTGATCATCAAAATCACTACCGTTCTGGTGGTCGTGATCTTCACGTTCAACACCATCTTCCGCCCCGGCCAGCTCCTCGAATCGTTGCTCTTTAGCGTTGCCCTGGCCGTGGGCCTCACGCCCGAGCTACTGCCGCTCATTATCACGCTCAACCTCACCAAAGGCTCGCTCGCCATGGCTAAGCACGGTGTGATCGTGAAACACCTGAGCTCCATCCAAAACCTCGGCTCCATGGACGTGCTGTGCACCGACAAAACCGGCACACTCACCGAAGACCACATTGCCCTCGTCCGCCACGTCGACGGCTTCGGCGCCGAATCGCCGTCCGTGCTACTCTACGGTTACCTGGCCAGCCGCTTCACCACCGGCTTCGAAAATCCGCTCGACGCCGCCGTGCGCGCGTTCAAGACCGTCGACATCAAGGGCTACACCAAGCTCGACGAAATTCCCTACGACTTCGAGCGCAAACGTGAATCCGTGGTGATGGCGCACGGTCGCGGCCAAATGCTCGTCACCAAAGGCGCGCCGGAAGAAATCATGCGCCTGTGCACTACCTACGCCGACGGCCGCCCGTTCGAGGCCGTCAAGGCCGAGGTGCAGGCCCAGTACGAGACCCTCAGCTCCCAGGGCTTCCGGGTGCTCGCCGTCGCCACCCGCCGTGTTCCCAAGCAGCCGCGCTACGAGCCCGACGCCGAGCATGATTTCACCTTCAACGGTTTCATGGCCTTCCTCGATCCCGCTAAGCAGTCGGTGAAAGCCACCCTCGAGCAGCTCAACGAATACGGCATTCACATCAAGATCGTCACCGGCGACAATGCTCTCGTGACGCGCAAAATCGCCGACGACATCGGACTGCCCATCGCCGGTATCCTCACGGGCGCCGAAATCGACCGCCTCAGCCGTCCCCAGCTGCGCGATGCCGTCGAGACCACCACCATCTTTGCCCGCGTCAATCCCGAGCAAAAGTTGCGCATCATCGAGCAACTGCGCGCCGGCAAACATGTCGTTGGCTACCTCGGCGACGGCATCAATGACGCCCCCGCCCTCAAGGCCGCCGACATTGGCATCTCCGTCAACAATGCCGTCGATGTCGCCAAAGCCACGGCCGACCTCATCCTTCTGCGCAAATCCCTCGAAAGCCTCACCGCCGGCATCATTGAAGGGCGCCGCACCTACGCCAATACGCTCAAGTACCTCATGATGTCGCTGGGGTCAAACTTTGGCAATATGTTTTCAATGGCCGCCGGTTCGCTGTTTCTGCCGTTTCTGCCCATGCAAGCCACGCAAATTCTCCTCACCAACCTGCTCTATGACACCTCGCAATTCGCCCTGCCCCTCGATGGCGTCGACCCCGAGGGCCTCAAGCGCCCCCGCACCCTGAGCATCGCCGGTCTGCGCCGCGCCATGTGGACCTTTGGCCCCCTGAGCTCTCTCTTTGACTTCGCCACGTTCGGCTTGCTGCTCTGGGTGTTTCACTTTGGCTCGGCGCAATTCCAGACCGGCTGGTTCCTCGAATCCGTCGCCACCCAAACCTTCGTGGTCTACATTATTCGCACGCGCAAGCTGCCGTTTATCCAGAGCCGACCCAGTCCGTATCTGGTGATCAGCACCGTCGCTACTGTACTGGCGGGATACGGCATCGCGCTCAGTGCCGTCGGCCGGCTCTTCGGCTTTGAGCCGCTGCCCTTCCCGGCCCTGGCCGCCATCGTGGCTGTCGTGGCGGCCTACCTGCTGGTAGCCGAAGCTGTGAAACGCCAGGTATTTGCCCGTCTCAACCTATAATTAGGAGAATCGCCAGTTGCCTTGGCCGACCGATTCCGGCATGCTAAAAAATACTCGTTAATGCTGGATTAGTACGTTGCTGCCACCAGAACTCCGCCAATACTCCAACCGAAAATTGTTTGTCGCCTTAGCCGCCATGATCGCGGCTACCTTCGTAACCACCGCGGCCACGATTTTCACGATCTCCACCCTGGTGGTCTACCGGCAGGGTGCACAGGCGCACAACGACGCGCGCATCCAGATCGGCCAACTCCTTACCAGTCTCGCCGATGCCGAAACCGGCCAGCGCGGCTATCTGCTCACCGGCGATACCACCTATCTCGGACCCTATAGTATGGCCGCCAACCATATACCGGGACAACTCGCAGACATCATCACTCGCACCAAAGGCGACATTGCTCAAGTCCAAATAAATAAATTAAGCACTCTGGTAAAGCAAAAGCTAACTGAACTCGCAGGTACCATTACGCTGAGGCAATCCGGCGACACCGCTGCCGCCCAGCAAGTCGTGGCGTCCGGCACGAGCAAGGTCTTGACGGACCAGATCCGCAGCGTCGCGCAAGAGGTACAAAGTGCCGAGGCCGCCCAGATCGACCGCGACCGCTCCAACATTACCACGTTGGCTGCTTTAGCCCGCGACATCAGCGTGGTGAGCGTGATAATCGTCATCGGCCTGTCGATCGTGGTGTACTGGACCTACCTCAAGGCCATCCAGAGCGAGCGGGTACTCGACCGCGCCAAAGACGAGTTTGTCTCGCTGGCTTCACATCAATTGCGCACGCCCGCCACCGGCATCAAATCCATTCTCTCCACCCTGGCCGCCGGCGATTTTGGCCCGCTCAACGACCGGCAACAGTATTTCTTGCGCCGTGCCCTCGAAAGCAGCGAGCGCGAGCTCGGCATCATCGAAGAGCTGCTCAATGTTGCCAAAGCCGATGCTGGCCGTCTCATCTTGCACATCTCCACCTTCGAGCTAGGCGGCCTCATTGACACCATTGTAGGCGAACAGCGCGCTGCCATTACCGAAAAACAGCAGGAACTGACCGTTAAACGCCCGTCGCGCCCCATCACCCTCGTGGCCGATGAAGAAAAGCTCTATATGGCCATTGGCAACCTGCTCGACAACGCTCGCAAGTACACGCCTGAATTCGGAAAAATTGCTATAACCATATCAAATTCCCATGGCATAGCCAAAATAGAGGTAGCCGACAGCGGCATTGGCATCGACTCAGAGGAAATTAACCACATCTTCGACCGATTCCACCGCGCCAGCGAGGCCGTACGCGACCAAGTCGAAGGCGCCGGCCTGGGCCTCTATCTGGCCAGCCGCATCGCTCAATTGCACGAAGGCAGCATCGAAGTTAGCTCAAGGCTCGGAAAAGGCACAAAATTTGTTATGATACTCCCACAGGGAGATCAAGATGCTGCCGAAGGTGCTGCTAATTGAAGACGACGACGTCATCCGGGAAATTTATGCCATGAAGTTCGAGCTCGACGGCTTCCCGGTGGCTTCAGCCTCAAATGGGCGGATCGGGCTGCAAATGGTCGAAGATTTTGAACCGCAAGTTATCTTGCTCGACATGATGATGCCGGTGATGGGTGGGCTGGAGTTTATGCAGGCACTCAAAAAGCAAGGCCGAGCGCTGCCGGACGTGATCGTGTTCTCCAATATCTCTGCCCCCAAGCAGGTCGACGCCGTGATGCGGCTGGGCGCCAAGGCCTACTGGACCAAATCCGACTACACCCCCGACCGCGTCTCCAACGAACTCGTAAAACTATGGAACGATAAGTGAAACTCCTCACCGGCCGCGACATCGCGGACTTTATCGCCGAGCGGCATGCGCGCGTTATTGCCGGGCTCCCGACGCCT
This portion of the Candidatus Saccharimonadia bacterium genome encodes:
- a CDS encoding CHASE3 domain-containing protein; the encoded protein is MLPPELRQYSNRKLFVALAAMIAATFVTTAATIFTISTLVVYRQGAQAHNDARIQIGQLLTSLADAETGQRGYLLTGDTTYLGPYSMAANHIPGQLADIITRTKGDIAQVQINKLSTLVKQKLTELAGTITLRQSGDTAAAQQVVASGTSKVLTDQIRSVAQEVQSAEAAQIDRDRSNITTLAALARDISVVSVIIVIGLSIVVYWTYLKAIQSERVLDRAKDEFVSLASHQLRTPATGIKSILSTLAAGDFGPLNDRQQYFLRRALESSERELGIIEELLNVAKADAGRLILHISTFELGGLIDTIVGEQRAAITEKQQELTVKRPSRPITLVADEEKLYMAIGNLLDNARKYTPEFGKIAITISNSHGIAKIEVADSGIGIDSEEINHIFDRFHRASEAVRDQVEGAGLGLYLASRIAQLHEGSIEVSSRLGKGTKFVMILPQGDQDAAEGAAN
- the mgtA gene encoding magnesium-translocating P-type ATPase — translated: MKNDTTGLTSREAAKRLAKYGPNALAQGKSRPPVLAFLSRFSNPLVIILLFAATLSAFLGDRISFIIIIAIVLVSTVLDFFNSYRSEKAAEALKNRVRVEAEVLRDHKWLSLPLAELVPGDVVKLTAGRLIPADGIVLEGKDLAANESSLTGESFPVGKPPQAELYLGSSIISGSGLMRVEQTGAGTKFSHIARALSSQDTPTEFDREIKDFSLLIIKITTVLVVVIFTFNTIFRPGQLLESLLFSVALAVGLTPELLPLIITLNLTKGSLAMAKHGVIVKHLSSIQNLGSMDVLCTDKTGTLTEDHIALVRHVDGFGAESPSVLLYGYLASRFTTGFENPLDAAVRAFKTVDIKGYTKLDEIPYDFERKRESVVMAHGRGQMLVTKGAPEEIMRLCTTYADGRPFEAVKAEVQAQYETLSSQGFRVLAVATRRVPKQPRYEPDAEHDFTFNGFMAFLDPAKQSVKATLEQLNEYGIHIKIVTGDNALVTRKIADDIGLPIAGILTGAEIDRLSRPQLRDAVETTTIFARVNPEQKLRIIEQLRAGKHVVGYLGDGINDAPALKAADIGISVNNAVDVAKATADLILLRKSLESLTAGIIEGRRTYANTLKYLMMSLGSNFGNMFSMAAGSLFLPFLPMQATQILLTNLLYDTSQFALPLDGVDPEGLKRPRTLSIAGLRRAMWTFGPLSSLFDFATFGLLLWVFHFGSAQFQTGWFLESVATQTFVVYIIRTRKLPFIQSRPSPYLVISTVATVLAGYGIALSAVGRLFGFEPLPFPALAAIVAVVAAYLLVAEAVKRQVFARLNL
- a CDS encoding response regulator; translation: MLPKVLLIEDDDVIREIYAMKFELDGFPVASASNGRIGLQMVEDFEPQVILLDMMMPVMGGLEFMQALKKQGRALPDVIVFSNISAPKQVDAVMRLGAKAYWTKSDYTPDRVSNELVKLWNDK